A DNA window from Paenibacillus sp. HWE-109 contains the following coding sequences:
- a CDS encoding IS4 family transposase, which yields MGIVPDKTVISQCLQLLDLPKAVCDILDYRTQKLTVRSAILLFIEAQLARREEPTAIEEHLRSNENLQALVGTKSISASRFSRKLNELPTFLLQYAFQEINRRIAQTLRESSHVKVRDVKKLTIIDSTTISLPNFHGQWAYCSKTQNSVKMHTYLCTDFPDMAYPSKVILSTGAVADSEVAIELLTDKNTTYVMDRGYINYAFFKKWAEANIRFVVRIQANSKTTVIQARPVPEDDPGLLRDADVQMVVPKHPDQKVTLRLVEFKDDKKRIYRVVTTRWDLSAREIANLYRDRWMIELFFKWMKQHLHLAKLYSYKPDAVWNQIYMTLLAYGLCILVKLQTKTTKSTWEVLKLVRIYVMMSWEKFLAALNRAPTRSSKGRRKKNKGGRPRIHPIKKKAQKKKLEQN from the coding sequence ATGGGTATCGTACCAGATAAAACCGTTATTAGTCAATGTCTTCAATTGTTGGATTTACCAAAAGCAGTCTGCGACATTTTGGATTATCGGACTCAAAAACTTACCGTTCGCAGTGCAATCCTACTTTTCATCGAAGCTCAGTTGGCACGGCGCGAAGAGCCGACTGCCATTGAGGAGCATTTGCGTTCTAACGAAAATTTGCAGGCTCTTGTAGGAACAAAATCGATTAGCGCCTCCCGTTTCTCGCGCAAATTGAACGAGTTACCTACTTTTTTACTCCAGTACGCTTTTCAAGAAATCAATCGGCGTATTGCACAGACCTTGCGAGAATCATCCCATGTAAAGGTGCGAGATGTAAAAAAGCTAACGATCATTGACTCTACCACCATCTCTTTACCCAACTTTCACGGTCAGTGGGCCTACTGCAGCAAAACGCAAAATAGCGTAAAAATGCATACCTACCTCTGCACAGATTTCCCGGATATGGCCTATCCCAGCAAAGTTATTTTATCGACGGGAGCTGTAGCTGACTCGGAAGTAGCGATCGAACTTCTCACAGATAAAAACACAACGTATGTGATGGATCGCGGATACATTAACTACGCCTTTTTCAAGAAATGGGCAGAAGCAAACATTCGTTTTGTCGTGCGAATACAAGCAAATAGTAAGACAACCGTCATCCAGGCACGACCTGTTCCAGAAGATGATCCTGGCCTTTTACGAGATGCTGATGTCCAAATGGTGGTTCCGAAGCACCCTGATCAAAAAGTAACGCTCCGATTGGTTGAATTCAAAGATGACAAAAAACGAATCTACCGCGTGGTTACAACAAGGTGGGATCTCTCAGCACGAGAAATCGCTAACTTGTACCGAGATCGCTGGATGATCGAATTGTTCTTTAAATGGATGAAGCAGCACCTTCACTTGGCTAAACTTTATAGCTATAAACCTGATGCGGTATGGAACCAAATCTACATGACACTTTTAGCCTACGGACTGTGCATCCTGGTCAAGTTGCAAACGAAAACAACAAAAAGTACATGGGAAGTGCTGAAGTTAGTTCGCATTTACGTGATGATGAGCTGGGAAAAGTTCCTTGCTGCTTTAAACAGAGCGCCCACGCGAAGTTCAAAAGGACGTCGAAAGAAAAATAAGGGCGGGCGTCCTCGAAT
- a CDS encoding SGNH/GDSL hydrolase family protein, with protein MLNKWTGKTWGTLGDSITEAGGYQPLVQEALGFSSVFNYGKSGCPMTAGGDRDYGATTHVGKTIHTELDCVTIFAGVNDFRLDKPIGLLESDNIYTFYGAYRSLIEHILAANPRCRLSLWTPLQRDKDGYDIFSVNAAGHRLYDYVEAIVELGRLYALPVLNLYAQSGLNKLTLPHFTSDGLHPNEAGHRRIADMAGPFLAGL; from the coding sequence ATGCTAAACAAGTGGACAGGAAAAACATGGGGAACGCTCGGAGACAGCATCACAGAAGCAGGCGGCTATCAGCCGCTTGTGCAGGAAGCTCTCGGCTTCTCCAGCGTATTCAATTATGGCAAAAGCGGTTGTCCGATGACAGCCGGCGGCGACCGTGACTACGGCGCAACGACGCATGTCGGCAAGACGATCCATACCGAGTTGGACTGCGTCACCATCTTTGCGGGCGTGAACGATTTCCGCTTGGATAAGCCGATTGGCTTGCTGGAATCGGATAATATCTATACCTTTTATGGCGCGTATCGGTCGCTGATTGAGCATATTCTGGCGGCGAATCCGCGCTGCCGCCTTAGCTTGTGGACGCCGCTGCAGCGGGATAAAGATGGCTACGACATCTTCTCCGTCAACGCGGCGGGCCATCGGCTCTACGACTATGTCGAAGCCATAGTCGAGCTCGGCAGGCTCTATGCCCTGCCGGTGTTGAATCTGTATGCGCAAAGCGGACTGAACAAGCTGACGCTGCCGCACTTCACATCGGATGGCTTACATCCGAATGAGGCCGGACATCGGCGGATTGCCGATATGGCCGGGCCTTTTCTGGCTGGCTTGTAG
- a CDS encoding FAD-dependent oxidoreductase: MTYVSTQTITIPAQQLPVSYTPDVVVVGGGASGIAAAIAAARNGASTLLIEQRGYLGGMGTAALVPAFCPYSDGEKPVIRGIGLELLDKMKQAAGDDFLRHYKDQLDWVPIDVETLKRVYDAELLASGAKVLFHTIADQVLLEGDRISGLVISNKSGRSVIQAKLYIDASGDADLAALAGVPFLSGGEHGELQPGTMCYVVTGVDRARFEQYLVETDDNNQIEKTVMKAQQNGDLPEGRKRISGMAWITDSVVGFNFGHIFGIDGTNAEDLTRAAIEGRQLIDTQLRFLRKYVPGFEHIFLAHSGDQIGIRETRRIQGDYTLVVEDFLTMRSFEDDIARNSYFIDIHLANASSTMTIKHLPKGKSHGVPFRCMLPQGKSNLIVAGRSVSSDRPVQGSLRVMPNCFAMGEAAGVSAAMASSAGIGFREVSIPELQNKLIAQGAWLGERPGQAEADSLVLVDAVSYDTESNE; this comes from the coding sequence ATGACATATGTGTCTACTCAAACGATAACGATCCCTGCACAACAACTCCCTGTCAGCTATACGCCTGACGTGGTCGTCGTAGGCGGCGGCGCATCCGGCATAGCCGCAGCAATCGCAGCTGCCCGCAATGGGGCAAGCACCCTTTTGATTGAACAAAGAGGCTACCTCGGCGGAATGGGCACCGCAGCATTGGTTCCTGCCTTCTGTCCCTATTCAGATGGGGAAAAACCTGTCATTCGCGGAATCGGTCTTGAACTGCTTGATAAAATGAAACAGGCAGCCGGAGACGACTTCTTACGGCATTACAAAGACCAGCTCGATTGGGTTCCCATCGATGTGGAAACGCTGAAACGCGTCTATGATGCCGAACTCTTGGCCAGCGGAGCCAAAGTGCTGTTCCATACCATTGCCGATCAAGTGCTGTTGGAGGGAGATCGCATCAGCGGACTTGTCATCAGCAATAAATCCGGGCGCTCCGTCATTCAAGCCAAGCTGTATATCGATGCTTCCGGTGACGCGGATCTCGCGGCGCTTGCGGGTGTTCCTTTTCTGAGCGGAGGCGAACACGGCGAACTCCAGCCTGGTACGATGTGCTATGTGGTCACGGGCGTGGACAGAGCACGTTTTGAGCAATATCTGGTGGAGACAGATGATAATAACCAGATCGAGAAAACGGTCATGAAAGCTCAACAAAACGGCGACCTCCCTGAAGGGCGCAAACGCATCTCGGGGATGGCCTGGATTACCGACTCCGTTGTCGGCTTTAATTTCGGCCATATCTTCGGGATTGACGGTACCAATGCGGAGGATTTGACCCGCGCAGCGATCGAAGGGCGCCAGTTGATTGATACGCAGCTTCGTTTCCTGCGCAAATATGTGCCAGGCTTCGAGCATATCTTCCTTGCTCATTCCGGCGACCAGATCGGGATTCGTGAAACCCGCCGCATCCAAGGCGACTACACGCTTGTGGTGGAAGATTTCCTGACGATGCGCAGCTTCGAGGACGATATTGCCCGCAATTCGTACTTCATCGACATCCATCTTGCCAACGCCAGCAGCACGATGACAATCAAGCATTTGCCGAAGGGCAAATCGCATGGCGTTCCATTTCGCTGCATGCTGCCGCAGGGCAAATCGAATTTGATCGTAGCTGGACGTTCCGTTTCGTCCGACCGTCCCGTGCAGGGCTCGCTTCGCGTCATGCCCAACTGCTTTGCCATGGGTGAGGCCGCCGGCGTGTCCGCCGCTATGGCAAGCTCGGCGGGCATCGGTTTCCGCGAAGTATCGATCCCAGAGCTGCAAAACAAATTGATCGCACAAGGCGCATGGCTTGGCGAACGGCCAGGTCAGGCCGAGGCCGACTCTCTGGTTCTCGTTGATGCCGTCAGCTACGATACCGAAAGCAATGAATAA
- a CDS encoding LacI family DNA-binding transcriptional regulator produces MPTRKQVTLKTIANELGLTVQTVLKALKGKPGMSEATRQRIVQTAERLGYYTMEQIRSLRLDRIAPYPSERLRFLLVQTAESVSYNRLLLQGLEDRFFSFGHRIELLMLPQNIKEEHMPSWIEESGMAYADGIFIAPSIIPKVWESYLFALPQPRILLSFPPPGVKIDSVIWDVYEATFQAVSYLHSLGHERIMYVGDIQLQRGFILRWQAFCHAMHVQGIEVDPSQHSIGERFGGGRQWLEELEQKMVDFMPTAIICGIDNEVSIVASLCHKLQWRVPDEVSLVGFLNEQTEDLPLFTRPLLSIRETGYRAADRMLWRLANPTLPFEHIRIQGDFHIGSTTSRPAANGLQSATMRRYNQKS; encoded by the coding sequence ATGCCGACCCGCAAGCAAGTCACGTTAAAGACGATCGCAAACGAGCTTGGATTAACGGTACAGACCGTGCTCAAAGCGCTAAAAGGAAAACCCGGCATGTCCGAAGCAACCCGACAACGGATCGTCCAGACCGCCGAGAGGCTGGGCTATTATACGATGGAACAGATTCGCAGCCTGCGGCTGGACCGCATCGCACCGTATCCAAGCGAAAGACTTCGCTTTCTGTTGGTGCAAACGGCGGAATCCGTTTCCTACAATCGGCTTCTGCTGCAAGGCTTAGAGGACCGCTTCTTCTCATTCGGTCATCGCATCGAGCTGCTGATGCTGCCGCAAAATATCAAGGAGGAGCATATGCCATCTTGGATCGAGGAGAGCGGCATGGCTTACGCAGATGGGATATTCATCGCGCCGAGCATTATCCCCAAGGTGTGGGAGTCCTACCTGTTTGCTTTGCCCCAACCTCGCATATTGCTTAGTTTTCCGCCTCCCGGAGTGAAAATAGACAGTGTGATCTGGGACGTCTATGAAGCCACCTTCCAAGCGGTTAGCTACTTGCACAGCCTCGGACATGAACGCATTATGTATGTGGGGGACATCCAATTGCAACGGGGGTTTATATTGCGCTGGCAGGCCTTCTGTCATGCGATGCACGTGCAGGGCATCGAGGTTGATCCGAGTCAGCACTCTATCGGCGAGCGGTTCGGAGGAGGCCGGCAATGGCTCGAAGAACTGGAGCAGAAGATGGTAGATTTCATGCCGACAGCGATTATTTGCGGGATCGATAATGAAGTGTCCATCGTCGCAAGCCTATGTCACAAGCTGCAATGGCGCGTACCGGATGAAGTGTCATTGGTAGGATTTCTCAATGAGCAAACGGAAGATCTGCCCCTGTTCACTAGACCTTTGCTTTCCATCCGAGAGACAGGCTATCGCGCTGCTGACCGTATGTTGTGGCGGCTTGCCAATCCGACATTGCCTTTTGAACATATCCGCATTCAAGGCGATTTTCACATCGGCAGTACGACATCACGACCAGCTGCCAACGGCCTGCAATCGGCAACAATGCGAAGATACAACCAGAAATCATAA
- a CDS encoding response regulator codes for MYKLVIVDDEPTVRFGLSTYFNWSQYGIEVVDTADDGDVGLEVIERAKPDIVLTDVRMPTMDGIQMSNILSDRFPAIKIVFVSGHDDAEYLKSALKVKAIDYIFKPVNLQELTVVVERLVAALQAEEQERKLIVDMQVKLLQSMPLLREKFLMSLIKKGGAVPSRMQDRIAFLGLELPLEAAYWVIVIRVDDATEVAEARSERDQQLLSYSIVNIVQELIDREIGGYVFENQTGEFVGILRLSDQEDQESLLFTLAEEVRGNLQQYLRISVTIGVGERIAKLAQLPQSYTQAKEAADQRWYLGKNQIISMDQLEQGIDSMYRFDPMQDERLISSLKAADTDKVQDELEHIFSALSRNRAEGIQYGRNLSLQLLLLGSRILMELHIQRQGMDEKENELLAKVFLQETLGDLRKLVASYLLEVCERISEKRSGKPKLSIERIRAMIDKRFAENLQVADIAKEVFLSSTYLCLLFKQETGETINEYMTKVRVDKAKELLKDPSNKFYEVCYAVGYSDPSYFSKIFKKYTGFTPSSFRDQVM; via the coding sequence ATGTATAAACTTGTAATTGTAGATGATGAGCCGACTGTACGCTTTGGATTAAGCACCTATTTTAATTGGAGTCAGTACGGCATTGAAGTTGTCGATACAGCGGACGACGGGGATGTTGGGTTAGAGGTGATTGAGCGTGCAAAGCCGGATATTGTGCTGACCGATGTACGCATGCCCACGATGGACGGTATTCAAATGTCGAATATTCTGAGCGATCGATTCCCTGCAATCAAAATTGTGTTCGTAAGCGGGCACGATGATGCCGAGTATTTGAAATCTGCGCTTAAGGTAAAAGCGATTGACTATATATTTAAACCCGTTAATCTGCAAGAGTTGACTGTCGTCGTTGAACGCCTGGTGGCTGCACTGCAAGCCGAAGAACAGGAGCGCAAGCTGATCGTCGATATGCAGGTGAAGCTGCTGCAAAGCATGCCGCTGCTGCGGGAGAAATTTCTGATGTCCCTGATCAAAAAGGGGGGTGCGGTCCCTTCTCGCATGCAGGATCGTATCGCTTTCCTGGGGCTCGAGCTTCCACTGGAAGCGGCCTATTGGGTGATTGTGATCCGCGTGGACGATGCCACGGAAGTGGCGGAAGCCAGGTCCGAACGTGACCAGCAACTGCTGTCTTATTCGATCGTTAATATTGTGCAGGAGCTGATAGACAGGGAAATTGGCGGTTACGTTTTTGAAAATCAGACGGGCGAATTCGTTGGCATTCTGCGTCTGTCTGATCAAGAGGATCAGGAGAGTTTGCTGTTCACACTGGCGGAGGAAGTCAGAGGCAATCTGCAGCAATATTTGCGCATCAGCGTAACGATCGGGGTTGGCGAGCGAATAGCGAAGCTGGCTCAGCTTCCGCAGTCTTATACCCAGGCGAAGGAAGCAGCCGATCAGCGATGGTATCTCGGGAAAAATCAAATTATCTCCATGGACCAATTGGAGCAGGGCATAGACAGCATGTATCGATTCGATCCGATGCAGGATGAGCGGCTAATCTCTTCGCTCAAAGCAGCCGATACGGACAAGGTGCAAGATGAGCTTGAGCATATCTTCAGTGCGCTGTCACGCAACCGTGCCGAGGGCATCCAATATGGGCGCAATCTGAGCTTGCAACTGCTGCTGCTTGGAAGCCGCATTCTGATGGAGCTTCACATTCAGCGTCAAGGGATGGATGAGAAGGAGAATGAGCTTCTGGCCAAAGTGTTCCTGCAAGAAACGCTGGGCGATTTGAGGAAGCTGGTTGCTTCCTATCTGCTGGAGGTTTGTGAGCGGATTAGCGAGAAACGCAGCGGCAAGCCTAAGCTCAGCATTGAACGCATACGCGCAATGATTGACAAGCGATTTGCCGAAAACTTGCAGGTAGCGGATATCGCGAAGGAAGTATTCCTGTCTTCCACCTATTTGTGCCTGTTGTTCAAACAGGAGACAGGTGAAACGATCAACGAATATATGACCAAAGTTCGGGTCGACAAGGCCAAGGAGCTGCTCAAAGATCCAAGCAACAAATTTTACGAGGTATGCTATGCCGTCGGTTATTCGGATCCCAGCTATTTTAGCAAAATATTCAAGAAATACACGGGGTTTACGCCAAGCTCATTTCGTGATCAAGTCATGTAA
- a CDS encoding cache domain-containing sensor histidine kinase: MNNLMNRGWTNIAIIFKSVLAARLWLIAYVVLILIPASIFLYAYSQRYSRILEEEVTRTMLQTLKQAEINLNHQINSLRDTSNAIFMNPKLLTYLSSSSSYDDQFVAMNELRYMVDNARTNLNVFRVRLYVDESKLFSHEKVNFFPLASIEQSKWYPEVVNAGGLLVWTGAYLEHFIDIPEDPYIFSGLRILRDPEHYDHLSGILSIDVDAKILENIVSNIKLNDDQHVFLTAPDGTIVLHSDKSLLGTKLKSSAVLNAIGMNKEGVSAIEDNDIQQYIVYTTVQATGWKLIAEVPKKGISSRAASLNQFSSVATLTGVTILFLILVFILLAFIVRGMNRRVQTVIRVIKREGIEGLDERYGASGGDINLLEKSVDHLIHRVRDLMEETYKSKVQEREAQLKALQAQINPHFLYNTLDTINWIAIGHKAHDISQMIDGLAKYFRLSLNKGRDVVTVMDELELARVYLDIQQNRFPKSFEVIFQIETPLDAYEMPKLTLQPIVENALLHGIRKSKGKSGTIWIRAYMDGSCLALSVRDDGIGMEQAFAQSLLTEPRPIKSSDGATGSYGLYNVNERIKLYTGETAGLEIVAVPGEGTTVIVRLNPKINQ, encoded by the coding sequence ATGAATAACCTCATGAACAGAGGTTGGACGAATATAGCTATCATTTTCAAAAGTGTGCTTGCCGCAAGATTATGGCTGATCGCTTATGTGGTACTCATTCTGATTCCGGCTTCTATATTTCTGTATGCGTATTCCCAGCGATATTCACGCATATTGGAAGAAGAAGTCACGCGAACAATGCTTCAAACGTTGAAGCAGGCTGAAATTAACTTGAATCACCAAATTAATTCCCTGCGTGATACATCGAATGCTATATTCATGAATCCCAAGCTGCTTACTTATTTGAGCAGTTCATCCTCCTATGACGATCAGTTCGTAGCTATGAATGAATTGCGCTACATGGTGGATAATGCCAGAACGAATCTGAATGTTTTCCGCGTTCGCTTATATGTCGATGAATCGAAACTTTTCTCGCATGAGAAAGTGAATTTCTTTCCTTTGGCAAGCATTGAGCAAAGCAAGTGGTATCCGGAAGTCGTGAATGCCGGTGGGCTTCTTGTATGGACAGGCGCCTATTTGGAACATTTTATCGACATTCCGGAAGACCCTTACATCTTCTCTGGTCTTCGTATTTTGCGGGACCCTGAACATTACGATCACTTGTCCGGCATTTTATCGATTGATGTGGATGCGAAGATTTTGGAGAATATCGTTTCGAATATTAAGCTGAATGATGATCAGCATGTCTTCTTAACGGCGCCTGACGGCACGATCGTTCTGCATAGCGATAAATCGCTATTGGGAACTAAGCTCAAATCGAGTGCCGTGCTGAATGCTATCGGGATGAACAAAGAAGGTGTCTCGGCTATTGAGGATAATGATATACAGCAATATATCGTGTATACGACTGTCCAAGCTACAGGCTGGAAACTGATCGCAGAGGTGCCTAAGAAAGGCATCAGCTCGCGAGCAGCATCTCTGAATCAATTCTCCAGTGTGGCGACATTGACAGGGGTGACGATTCTATTTCTTATTCTCGTGTTTATTCTGTTGGCTTTCATTGTGCGAGGGATGAATCGCCGGGTGCAAACGGTCATTAGGGTCATTAAACGGGAGGGCATCGAGGGGCTGGATGAGCGATATGGCGCATCAGGCGGAGATATTAACCTGCTGGAGAAAAGCGTCGATCATTTGATCCATCGTGTTAGGGACCTAATGGAGGAAACTTACAAATCGAAGGTGCAGGAACGGGAAGCGCAGCTTAAGGCGCTGCAAGCACAAATCAATCCTCATTTCCTCTATAATACGCTGGATACGATCAATTGGATTGCGATTGGGCATAAGGCTCATGATATCAGTCAAATGATTGATGGTTTAGCTAAGTATTTCAGGCTAAGCCTGAATAAAGGGAGAGATGTCGTGACCGTCATGGACGAGTTGGAGCTGGCTCGTGTGTATCTGGATATTCAGCAAAACCGTTTTCCCAAAAGCTTTGAAGTTATTTTCCAAATTGAGACACCGCTGGATGCTTACGAAATGCCTAAGTTGACGCTGCAGCCGATTGTAGAGAACGCGCTGCTGCACGGCATTCGCAAGTCCAAGGGGAAGTCAGGAACGATATGGATTCGCGCCTATATGGATGGAAGCTGTCTGGCGTTGTCAGTCAGGGATGACGGGATCGGGATGGAGCAGGCATTCGCCCAAAGTCTGTTGACGGAACCACGCCCAATCAAGAGTTCGGATGGCGCAACAGGTTCCTATGGTTTGTATAACGTTAATGAGCGAATTAAGTTGTATACAGGCGAAACAGCGGGCCTGGAGATTGTAGCGGTTCCCGGAGAGGGAACGACGGTTATCGTTCGTCTCAACCCCAAGATCAACCAATGA
- a CDS encoding ABC transporter permease translates to MSVTTTELKARIETTKVSKNRWKLFRTNIDLYVLLIPGLLFLLVFKYTPMYGIVIAFMDFNIFDGFTGSKWVGLAQFSKLVHSEEFLQVFVNTLLISLYKLVLLFPVPIIIALLLNEVRKSWFKRTIQTIIFLPHFLSWVIISGLFITILSPSGGLVNNVIQFFGGQPISFFLNNDFFRSVVVFTAGWKESGWNTIIFIAAIAGIEQEQYEAASIDGAGRIRQMLNITLPGIVPTIILILVLRLGYLLEAGTEQILTMYNSVVYQSGDVIGTYVYRQGLGQQDYSFSTAVGLFNSVIGFLLIVLGNELSKKVVKRSIW, encoded by the coding sequence ATGAGTGTTACAACAACAGAATTGAAAGCACGTATCGAAACGACAAAGGTTAGCAAGAATAGGTGGAAACTGTTCCGGACCAACATAGATCTCTATGTTTTGCTGATTCCAGGTCTGCTGTTTTTGCTTGTATTCAAATATACGCCCATGTACGGGATTGTTATCGCGTTTATGGACTTTAATATTTTCGATGGCTTCACAGGAAGCAAATGGGTTGGGCTGGCGCAGTTCTCCAAATTAGTTCACTCGGAAGAATTTCTCCAAGTGTTCGTGAACACCTTGTTGATCAGCTTGTACAAGCTTGTTCTGCTGTTCCCGGTTCCGATTATTATCGCGCTGCTGCTGAATGAAGTGCGCAAGAGCTGGTTTAAGCGGACGATTCAAACGATTATTTTTCTGCCGCATTTCTTGTCTTGGGTTATTATCTCGGGCTTGTTCATCACGATTCTTTCCCCGAGCGGCGGCTTGGTTAACAATGTAATTCAGTTTTTCGGGGGCCAGCCGATCTCGTTCTTCCTCAATAATGATTTCTTTCGAAGTGTGGTCGTATTCACGGCTGGTTGGAAAGAATCGGGCTGGAATACCATCATCTTCATCGCGGCGATTGCCGGCATTGAGCAGGAACAGTATGAAGCGGCCTCGATCGATGGAGCGGGACGTATCCGTCAGATGCTGAACATCACGCTCCCGGGTATCGTACCCACGATCATTCTGATTCTTGTCTTGCGGCTGGGGTACTTGCTTGAAGCGGGAACAGAACAAATTCTAACGATGTACAATTCGGTTGTGTATCAATCCGGCGACGTGATCGGTACCTACGTGTACCGCCAAGGTTTGGGCCAACAGGATTACAGCTTTAGTACAGCTGTTGGTTTATTTAATTCCGTGATCGGATTTCTCTTGATCGTGCTGGGCAACGAGCTTAGCAAAAAAGTAGTCAAGCGAAGCATTTGGTAG
- a CDS encoding carbohydrate ABC transporter permease: protein MNKKTLGDWSIDLCVYAALLLSGLLTLLPMANVLSKALSEETAVISGKVGIIPVGFQLDTMKYVVSSSQFLHAISVSLLVMVIGTVFAILLTALTAYPLSKRHLPGIPFILLMFIFTMLFNGGIIPNYLLMKELHLINNLWSLMLPALISVFNMLVIKSYYESLPEALEESAKMDGARNFTILFRIILPLSTPVIATIALFYAVYFWNDYFHPMLYISNPSLKPLQLYLRDIVMDADSSSALNKSVDDMMNISPEGIRAATVIASIIPMLLVYPFLQKHFVKGVLIGSVKG from the coding sequence ATGAATAAGAAAACGTTAGGCGATTGGTCGATTGATTTATGTGTATACGCTGCTTTGCTCTTGTCGGGACTGCTCACTTTACTGCCAATGGCTAATGTACTGTCCAAAGCGCTGAGTGAGGAAACCGCTGTTATTTCCGGCAAGGTAGGTATTATCCCTGTTGGTTTCCAACTCGATACGATGAAATATGTGGTGTCATCCAGTCAATTTCTGCATGCGATTTCGGTCTCTCTGCTCGTGATGGTCATCGGGACGGTGTTTGCCATTTTGTTAACGGCATTAACGGCTTACCCGTTGTCCAAAAGGCATCTGCCCGGCATTCCGTTCATCCTGCTGATGTTCATATTCACAATGCTGTTCAACGGCGGCATTATCCCGAACTATTTGTTAATGAAAGAACTGCATCTCATTAATAATTTGTGGTCGCTCATGCTCCCGGCTTTGATTAGCGTGTTCAATATGCTGGTCATTAAGAGCTACTACGAATCATTGCCGGAAGCGCTGGAGGAATCGGCCAAAATGGATGGGGCCCGCAACTTCACGATTCTGTTTCGCATCATTCTGCCATTAAGTACGCCAGTGATTGCGACCATTGCGTTGTTTTATGCGGTGTATTTCTGGAATGATTATTTTCATCCGATGCTGTATATCTCCAATCCGAGTCTCAAGCCATTGCAGTTGTACCTGCGCGATATTGTGATGGATGCCGACAGTTCATCTGCCCTTAATAAAAGTGTAGATGATATGATGAATATTTCTCCGGAAGGCATTCGTGCCGCTACGGTGATTGCTTCCATAATTCCGATGCTGCTGGTGTATCCGTTCTTGCAAAAGCATTTTGTCAAAGGTGTTCTGATTGGTTCTGTGAAAGGCTAG